In Myxococcus stipitatus, the following are encoded in one genomic region:
- the sucD gene encoding succinate--CoA ligase subunit alpha, producing the protein MSILVNENTKVLCQGITGSAGSFHSKQMLEYGTKLVAGVTPGKGGTQFEGKVPVFDTVADAVKQTGANTSVIFVPPPFAADSIMEAADAGVSLIITITEGIPVLDMVRAKRYIQGKPGVRLIGPNCPGVITPGAHCKIGIMPGHIHKPGRIGVVSRSGTLTYEAVHQLTQLGLGQSTAVGIGGDPVNGTDFVDVLKLFNADPDTDAVIMIGEIGGSAEEAGAEYVAREFTKPIAGFIAGQSAPPGKRMGHAGAIISGGKGTATEKIKAMEAAGILMAASPAELGTTLQEAVKRGPKKR; encoded by the coding sequence ATGAGCATCCTCGTCAACGAAAACACGAAGGTCCTCTGCCAGGGCATCACCGGCTCGGCGGGCTCGTTCCACTCGAAGCAGATGCTGGAGTACGGCACGAAGCTCGTGGCCGGCGTGACGCCGGGCAAGGGCGGCACCCAGTTCGAGGGCAAGGTCCCCGTGTTCGACACGGTGGCCGACGCCGTGAAGCAGACGGGCGCCAACACGTCCGTCATCTTCGTTCCGCCCCCGTTCGCCGCCGACTCCATCATGGAGGCCGCCGACGCGGGCGTGTCCCTCATCATCACCATCACCGAGGGCATCCCCGTCCTCGACATGGTCCGCGCCAAGCGCTACATCCAGGGCAAGCCGGGTGTTCGCCTCATCGGCCCCAACTGCCCCGGTGTCATCACCCCGGGCGCGCACTGCAAGATCGGCATCATGCCGGGCCACATCCACAAGCCGGGCCGCATCGGCGTGGTGTCGCGCTCCGGCACGCTGACGTACGAGGCCGTGCACCAGCTCACGCAGCTGGGCCTGGGCCAGTCGACGGCGGTGGGCATCGGTGGTGACCCGGTCAACGGCACGGACTTCGTGGACGTGTTGAAGCTGTTCAACGCGGACCCGGACACCGACGCGGTCATCATGATTGGTGAGATCGGCGGCAGCGCCGAGGAGGCGGGCGCGGAGTACGTGGCTCGCGAGTTCACCAAGCCCATCGCGGGGTTCATCGCCGGTCAGTCGGCGCCCCCGGGCAAGCGCATGGGCCACGCCGGCGCCATCATCTCCGGTGGCAAGGGCACGGCGACCGAGAAGATCAAGGCGATGGAGGCCGCGGGCATCCTGATGGCCGCCAGCCCCGCCGAGCTGGGCACCACCCTTCAGGAGGCCGTGAAGCGCGGCCCCAAGAAGCGCTAA
- the rlmN gene encoding 23S rRNA (adenine(2503)-C(2))-methyltransferase RlmN: protein MTETTATAASLPVTEPLPAPAPAKLVDVASLSMEALTRFVTEQLGERAFRAPQIYRWLHQRGAVSFDEITDLSKALREKLRVAAEIIPLVKDCELRSTDGTIKYRWKTRDGRYIESVYMPSEDRRTLCVSTQVGCAMACGFCMTGTMGLKRNLTPSEIVAQVHAVNREVRANEGHETLRPLSNLVFMGMGEPLHNFENLKTALAILQSEDGPNFSHRHITVSTVGLVPMIERFGKETDVKLAISLNASTDEQRSKTMPVNRKWNIAALLDACRKFPLRQGRRITFEYVLIQGFNDADEDAHRLIQLLKGIPAKINLIPYNENPGLGFLTTGEQRAEEFRAILSEAHVAAYIRKNRGRDIAGACGQLANRGEVSPAESTT from the coding sequence ATGACCGAGACGACCGCCACCGCCGCCTCTCTTCCCGTCACGGAGCCTCTGCCGGCGCCCGCGCCCGCGAAGCTCGTGGACGTGGCCAGCCTGTCCATGGAGGCGCTCACCCGGTTCGTCACCGAGCAGCTCGGCGAGCGTGCGTTCCGTGCCCCGCAGATCTACCGGTGGCTCCACCAGCGCGGCGCCGTCTCGTTCGACGAGATCACGGACCTGTCCAAGGCCCTGCGCGAGAAGCTCCGGGTCGCCGCGGAAATCATCCCGCTGGTGAAGGACTGCGAGCTGCGCAGCACCGACGGCACCATCAAGTACCGGTGGAAGACGCGCGACGGGCGCTACATCGAATCCGTCTACATGCCCTCCGAGGACCGCCGGACGCTGTGCGTGTCCACCCAGGTGGGCTGCGCCATGGCCTGCGGCTTCTGCATGACGGGCACCATGGGGCTCAAGCGCAACCTGACCCCCAGCGAGATTGTCGCCCAGGTGCACGCGGTGAATCGCGAGGTCCGCGCGAACGAGGGCCACGAGACGCTGCGCCCGCTCAGCAACCTGGTGTTCATGGGCATGGGCGAGCCGCTGCACAACTTCGAGAACCTCAAGACGGCGCTCGCCATCCTGCAGTCGGAGGACGGCCCCAACTTCAGCCACCGGCACATCACCGTCTCCACCGTCGGCCTCGTTCCCATGATCGAGCGCTTCGGCAAGGAGACGGACGTGAAGCTCGCCATCTCGCTCAACGCAAGCACGGACGAGCAGCGCAGCAAGACGATGCCCGTCAACCGCAAGTGGAACATCGCGGCGTTGCTGGACGCGTGCCGCAAGTTCCCCCTGCGCCAGGGGCGCCGCATCACCTTCGAATACGTACTCATCCAGGGCTTCAACGACGCGGATGAGGACGCGCACCGGCTGATCCAGCTCCTCAAGGGAATTCCGGCGAAGATCAACCTGATTCCCTACAACGAGAACCCAGGGTTGGGTTTCCTCACGACAGGGGAGCAGAGGGCGGAGGAGTTCCGGGCCATCCTCTCCGAGGCGCACGTGGCGGCGTACATCCGCAAGAACCGGGGTCGGGACATCGCGGGGGCATGCGGTCAGCTCGCCAATCGCGGAGAGGTCTCCCCGGCTGAAAGCACGACATAA
- the ndk gene encoding nucleoside-diphosphate kinase: MAIERTLSIIKPDGLQKGVIGKIISRFEEKGLKPVAIRLQQLSQKEAEGFYAVHKARPFFKDLVQFMISGPVVLMVLEGENAVLGNRDIMGATNPAQAAEGTIRKDFATSIDQNTVHGSDSLENAKNEIAYFFRETEIQPYEYTAKK; the protein is encoded by the coding sequence ATGGCCATCGAGCGTACGCTGTCCATCATCAAGCCGGACGGTCTGCAGAAGGGCGTCATCGGGAAGATCATCAGCCGCTTCGAGGAGAAGGGTCTGAAGCCGGTCGCCATCCGGCTGCAGCAGCTCTCCCAGAAGGAGGCCGAGGGCTTCTACGCGGTCCACAAGGCCCGGCCCTTCTTCAAGGACCTGGTGCAGTTCATGATCTCCGGCCCGGTGGTCCTGATGGTGCTGGAAGGCGAGAACGCCGTCCTGGGCAACCGCGACATCATGGGCGCCACCAACCCCGCGCAGGCGGCCGAGGGCACCATCCGCAAGGACTTCGCCACCAGCATCGACCAGAACACGGTCCACGGCTCCGACAGCCTGGAGAACGCGAAGAACGAGATCGCGTACTTCTTCCGCGAGACGGAGATCCAGCCGTACGAGTACACCGCCAAGAAGTAG
- a CDS encoding chromosome segregation protein SMC, which yields MQFVEVAVQNVRGFSPAGRSALKAGYLVLKPPGAEVSPFAGLLLALLYADGRGGDVSFVAPGAKSGKAALTFQGVDGVTYRVLRELGGSGTLHRVNKTTQQPELVSSDASEMNQFLRGQVGLPPRTAFEQLYCLQVGQLPSRRPRKSAAKAVDPKTSGKFQSLASASAVAPAEDIHAAEAKVRALEEELVSARDVDALQFKVDGLSSQIFDADQRLKGTEGIKVAIHEAENAWRAAPTPQTLGLPQDILQRVQRFPKALAKRDDALARLTADREADAAEVPASVEPLTNDRGFWAGIGVGVLFLGLGLGLGLGVDSLFRYLALLDIPAFGFSAFLALRYVDELQQTSKRGSKEGRFDAREKKILEEFEAEAAPVRMAQKALGVESLDEIPSALERKELLAARVVELKEQLAGVEADPEFVAAATQRQALKDQLDALNAELTRKGSYVRDMREVERELGRVKESIALAKAPPAPSTAPDGTAVPSEPLEDPSPALLSQAADVFTTDVLSVQGLLKERCVQYLTALTDRRYQGVEWDKEGRAFALAGGRRVPVGELPPKDLDLYYLALRMTVVEKASARVKRPFVLEDVFAGVEEVKLPLIARMLKHLGTLTQVLHVTPHPGFAQMSDGTVNV from the coding sequence ATGCAATTCGTCGAGGTCGCCGTCCAGAATGTCCGGGGCTTCAGTCCCGCGGGCCGCTCCGCGCTGAAAGCCGGGTACCTCGTCCTCAAGCCGCCTGGTGCCGAGGTGAGTCCGTTCGCGGGGCTGTTGCTCGCGCTGCTCTACGCGGATGGGCGCGGTGGGGATGTGTCCTTCGTGGCGCCGGGTGCGAAGTCCGGCAAGGCCGCGCTCACCTTCCAGGGCGTGGATGGCGTCACGTACCGGGTGCTGCGGGAGCTGGGAGGCTCCGGGACGCTGCACCGGGTGAACAAGACGACGCAGCAGCCGGAGCTGGTGTCGTCGGACGCCTCGGAGATGAACCAGTTCCTGCGCGGCCAGGTGGGGCTGCCTCCGCGCACCGCGTTCGAGCAGCTCTATTGCCTGCAGGTGGGGCAACTCCCGTCGCGGCGCCCGCGCAAGTCCGCGGCCAAGGCGGTGGATCCGAAGACGTCGGGCAAGTTCCAATCGCTGGCCTCCGCGTCGGCGGTGGCCCCCGCCGAGGACATCCACGCCGCCGAGGCGAAGGTCCGCGCGCTGGAAGAGGAGCTGGTCTCCGCGCGCGACGTGGACGCGCTCCAGTTCAAGGTGGATGGGCTGTCCTCGCAGATCTTCGACGCGGACCAGCGCCTCAAGGGCACCGAGGGAATCAAGGTCGCCATCCACGAGGCGGAGAACGCGTGGCGGGCCGCTCCGACGCCGCAGACGCTTGGGCTTCCCCAGGACATCCTTCAGCGCGTGCAGCGCTTTCCCAAGGCGCTGGCGAAGCGGGACGACGCGTTGGCCCGGCTCACGGCGGATCGAGAAGCGGACGCGGCGGAGGTACCTGCGTCGGTGGAGCCGCTGACGAATGACCGGGGGTTCTGGGCTGGAATTGGCGTGGGCGTGCTGTTCCTCGGCCTGGGATTGGGGCTGGGGCTCGGCGTCGACAGCTTGTTCCGCTACCTGGCGCTCCTGGACATCCCGGCGTTTGGTTTCTCGGCGTTCCTGGCGCTGCGGTATGTGGACGAGCTCCAGCAGACCTCGAAGCGCGGGAGCAAGGAGGGCCGCTTCGACGCGCGCGAGAAGAAGATCCTCGAGGAGTTCGAGGCCGAGGCCGCGCCGGTGCGCATGGCGCAGAAGGCGCTGGGCGTGGAGAGCCTGGACGAGATTCCCTCGGCGCTGGAGCGCAAGGAGCTGCTGGCCGCTCGGGTGGTGGAGCTGAAGGAGCAGCTCGCGGGGGTGGAGGCGGATCCCGAGTTCGTGGCGGCCGCCACGCAGCGGCAGGCGTTGAAGGACCAACTGGATGCGCTCAACGCGGAGCTGACGCGCAAGGGCTCCTACGTGCGCGACATGCGCGAGGTGGAGCGTGAGCTGGGGCGGGTGAAGGAGTCCATCGCGCTGGCGAAGGCGCCTCCTGCTCCGTCGACCGCTCCGGATGGGACGGCCGTGCCTTCGGAGCCGCTGGAGGACCCGTCCCCCGCGCTGTTGTCGCAGGCGGCGGATGTGTTCACCACGGATGTGCTGAGCGTGCAGGGGCTGCTCAAGGAGCGGTGTGTCCAGTACCTCACGGCGCTGACGGACCGCCGCTATCAGGGCGTCGAGTGGGACAAGGAGGGCCGCGCCTTCGCGCTCGCGGGCGGCCGCCGGGTGCCCGTGGGGGAGCTGCCCCCCAAGGACCTGGACCTGTACTACCTGGCCCTGCGGATGACGGTGGTGGAGAAGGCGAGCGCGCGAGTGAAGCGGCCCTTCGTCCTGGAAGATGTCTTCGCCGGAGTAGAAGAGGTGAAGCTGCCGCTCATCGCGCGCATGCTGAAGCACCTGGGCACGCTCACGCAGGTGTTGCATGTCACCCCGCACCCGGGCTTCGCCCAGATGTCGGACGGCACGGTTAACGTGTAG
- the sdhB gene encoding succinate dehydrogenase iron-sulfur subunit has translation MDTAQAGAVSTQSITFRIWRQDDPNKPGHYDEFKVPYRKGANVISCLMEIQRNPVTSDGKRVAPVVWDAACLEEVCGSCAMNINGRVRMACSALIDKLEQPITLEPMSKFPIVRDLAVDRNRMFEALKRVKGWIPTDGTHNLGPGPRQSPVDQSTMYVLSTCITCGSCLEACPQVTMDNDFVGAAAISQARLFNMNPTGKMNAEERVRSLMGPGGVQDCGKAQNCVKVCPKEIPLTTSIAMMNRQVTKLVIKDLFSHEEEKKGHSGPG, from the coding sequence ATGGACACCGCACAGGCAGGCGCCGTCAGCACCCAATCCATCACCTTCCGCATCTGGCGGCAGGACGATCCGAACAAGCCGGGCCACTACGACGAGTTCAAGGTTCCCTACCGCAAGGGCGCCAACGTCATCTCGTGCCTGATGGAGATCCAGCGCAACCCCGTCACCTCGGACGGCAAGCGCGTTGCCCCCGTGGTCTGGGACGCCGCGTGTCTCGAAGAGGTGTGTGGAAGCTGCGCGATGAACATCAACGGGCGCGTGCGCATGGCGTGCTCGGCGCTCATCGACAAGCTCGAGCAGCCCATCACGCTGGAGCCCATGAGCAAGTTTCCCATCGTCCGGGACCTGGCCGTGGACCGCAACCGCATGTTCGAGGCGCTCAAGCGGGTGAAGGGCTGGATTCCGACGGACGGCACGCACAACCTGGGCCCCGGCCCGCGTCAGTCGCCCGTGGACCAGTCCACGATGTACGTCCTGTCCACCTGTATCACCTGCGGCAGCTGCCTCGAGGCGTGCCCCCAGGTGACGATGGACAACGACTTCGTCGGCGCGGCGGCCATCAGCCAGGCGCGGCTGTTCAACATGAACCCGACGGGCAAGATGAACGCCGAGGAGCGCGTGCGCTCGCTCATGGGCCCCGGCGGCGTGCAGGACTGCGGCAAGGCGCAGAACTGCGTGAAGGTCTGCCCGAAGGAGATTCCGCTCACCACCTCCATCGCGATGATGAACCGTCAGGTGACCAAGCTGGTCATCAAGGACCTCTTCTCGCACGAGGAGGAGAAGAAGGGCCACAGCGGTCCAGGGTGA
- the trmD gene encoding tRNA (guanosine(37)-N1)-methyltransferase TrmD, whose amino-acid sequence MSPPYPVELLTLFPGMVSGYLGASILGKAQEKGLLSATVTDIREFAEGKHRVTDDAPYGGGAGMVMKPEPLVAAIEAARARLPGAKVLLMSPRGQTFTQVRARELALHEAGLILVCGRYEGVDERVMSSLDGELSLGDFVLTGGEIAALAVVDAVARLVPGVLGNVASSVSESFEEGMLEHPQYTRPPVFREAEVPAVLQSGDHARIARWRRWKSLVLTRERRPDLFARLELSKADQKLLARREEDL is encoded by the coding sequence GTGAGCCCGCCGTATCCCGTGGAGTTGCTCACGCTGTTTCCGGGGATGGTGTCCGGTTACCTGGGCGCGAGCATCCTCGGCAAGGCCCAGGAGAAGGGGCTGCTCTCCGCGACGGTGACGGACATCCGCGAGTTCGCGGAGGGAAAGCACCGCGTCACGGATGACGCTCCCTATGGCGGCGGTGCGGGCATGGTGATGAAGCCCGAGCCGTTGGTTGCGGCCATCGAGGCCGCTCGGGCCCGGCTGCCGGGGGCGAAGGTGCTCCTGATGAGTCCGCGGGGACAGACCTTCACCCAGGTCCGCGCGCGCGAGCTCGCGCTCCACGAGGCCGGGTTGATCCTGGTGTGTGGCCGCTATGAGGGCGTGGACGAGCGGGTGATGAGCTCCCTGGATGGTGAGCTGTCCCTGGGGGACTTCGTGCTCACCGGTGGGGAGATCGCCGCGCTCGCGGTGGTGGACGCGGTGGCGAGACTGGTGCCCGGGGTGCTGGGCAACGTGGCCTCGTCGGTGTCCGAGAGCTTTGAAGAGGGGATGCTGGAGCATCCCCAGTACACCCGGCCGCCTGTCTTCCGGGAAGCCGAGGTGCCGGCGGTCCTCCAGTCGGGGGACCACGCGCGTATCGCTCGCTGGCGGCGTTGGAAGTCGCTGGTGTTGACGCGAGAGCGCCGGCCAGACCTGTTCGCCCGGTTGGAGTTGTCGAAGGCCGACCAGAAACTGCTGGCTCGCCGGGAGGAAGACCTGTAA
- the rsmI gene encoding 16S rRNA (cytidine(1402)-2'-O)-methyltransferase, producing the protein MAGTLYLVATPIGNLGDISSRALETLRAVGFIACEDTRHSRVLLDHFGIGGKDLVSLPAFAEGQRAGRILDRIAGGEDCALITDAGSPAISDPGERLVAEALERGLTVVPVPGATALISALSASGLPTGRFHFLGFLPRKGPERRAMLEEVASLSATLVLYESPRRLGETLQDLQEAWGERRACVARELTKLHEEFVRGPLSELSARYTTEEARGEVVVMVEGRTGERRWSEEELRRALEEGLARGEKLKPLSTELARRAGWSGQDVYRLGLSLKR; encoded by the coding sequence ATGGCTGGAACGCTGTACCTGGTGGCCACGCCCATCGGGAACCTGGGTGACATCTCTTCGCGCGCGCTCGAGACGCTTCGAGCAGTGGGCTTCATCGCCTGTGAGGACACGCGGCACTCGCGCGTGTTGCTCGACCACTTCGGCATTGGCGGAAAGGACCTGGTGAGCCTGCCTGCCTTCGCCGAGGGACAGCGGGCCGGACGCATCCTGGACCGGATTGCGGGGGGCGAGGACTGCGCCCTCATCACGGACGCGGGAAGTCCGGCCATCAGTGATCCAGGCGAGCGATTGGTGGCGGAGGCGCTCGAGCGGGGCCTCACCGTGGTCCCCGTGCCTGGGGCGACGGCGCTGATTTCAGCGCTGAGCGCGTCGGGGTTGCCCACGGGGCGCTTCCACTTCCTGGGCTTTCTTCCGCGCAAGGGACCGGAGCGGAGGGCCATGCTCGAGGAGGTGGCCTCGCTGTCGGCGACGCTGGTGCTCTACGAGTCTCCACGTCGCCTGGGCGAGACGCTCCAGGATTTGCAGGAGGCCTGGGGCGAGCGCAGGGCGTGTGTGGCTCGGGAGCTGACGAAGCTGCACGAGGAGTTCGTCCGAGGCCCGCTCTCGGAGCTGTCGGCGCGCTACACGACGGAGGAGGCGCGCGGCGAGGTCGTGGTGATGGTGGAGGGGCGCACCGGCGAGCGGCGCTGGTCCGAGGAGGAGCTGCGACGCGCGCTGGAGGAGGGACTTGCTCGGGGCGAGAAGCTCAAGCCGTTGAGTACCGAGCTGGCGCGACGGGCGGGCTGGTCGGGACAGGATGTCTACCGACTCGGGCTGTCGCTGAAGCGGTGA
- the rimM gene encoding ribosome maturation factor RimM (Essential for efficient processing of 16S rRNA) has translation MSPPPLLELGYVSRAHGLRGELAVRPFDPASETLGTVDRVRVRTRAGEERDLQIESLRPTPKEDIVAFEGVESRTEAEALVGATVLVYREDLEPPAEGEFFQGDLIGLAAVDESGASLGQVEEIWATGEVPNLVIRAPGRQELVVPFADDFVPSVDMAARRIVIRPPEYVEVGRREDGPEESEQ, from the coding sequence GTGAGTCCTCCGCCTCTGCTGGAGCTGGGTTACGTCTCACGGGCCCACGGGTTGCGAGGAGAACTGGCCGTGCGCCCGTTCGACCCCGCGTCGGAGACCCTGGGCACCGTGGATCGCGTCCGTGTCCGCACGCGTGCGGGCGAGGAACGCGACCTCCAGATTGAATCCCTGCGACCCACCCCGAAGGAAGACATCGTCGCCTTCGAGGGGGTGGAGTCGCGCACGGAGGCGGAGGCCCTCGTGGGCGCCACCGTCCTCGTCTATCGCGAGGACCTGGAGCCGCCCGCGGAAGGGGAGTTCTTCCAGGGCGACCTGATTGGGCTCGCCGCCGTGGACGAGTCGGGTGCGTCGCTGGGCCAGGTGGAGGAGATCTGGGCCACCGGCGAGGTGCCGAACCTGGTCATCCGCGCACCGGGGCGCCAGGAACTCGTGGTGCCGTTCGCGGACGACTTCGTGCCCTCCGTGGACATGGCTGCTCGGCGCATCGTGATCCGCCCTCCGGAGTATGTCGAGGTCGGGCGCCGCGAGGACGGGCCGGAAGAGTCCGAGCAGTGA
- the rpsP gene encoding 30S ribosomal protein S16, producing MAVVLRLARAGAKKKPYYHVVATDSRNPRDGKFIEAVGAYDPNLTPPKVEFNEERLSYWLKTGATPSETVADLIKVAAKAPKSTPAA from the coding sequence ATGGCCGTTGTCCTCCGTCTTGCCCGCGCGGGCGCCAAGAAGAAGCCGTACTACCACGTGGTCGCCACCGACTCCCGCAACCCCCGGGATGGCAAGTTCATCGAGGCCGTCGGCGCGTACGACCCGAACCTCACCCCCCCGAAGGTGGAGTTCAACGAGGAGCGGCTCTCCTACTGGCTGAAGACGGGCGCGACGCCGTCCGAGACGGTCGCCGACCTCATCAAGGTCGCCGCGAAGGCTCCCAAGTCCACCCCCGCGGCTTGA
- the sucC gene encoding ADP-forming succinate--CoA ligase subunit beta, protein MKIHEYQGKEIFRKYGVPTPKGILALSPNDAEAAAKQLGTPVVVVKAQIHAGGRGKGGGVKLAKSPAEAKELAKQMLGMKLKTIQTGPEGQTVHKVYVEEGLAIGHELYLGVTLDRATSRITFMASREGGVEIEEVAEKHPEKILRETVDPAVGFLDFQGRKLAFGLGLSGPTVNKFVQFCNALYKMFVETDASLVEINPLVILKDGGVVALDAKVTFDENALYRHKDLLEYRDLAEEDARETQAKEWDLAYIALDGNIGCMVNGAGLAMATMDTIKLVGGEPANFLDVGGGASKEKVTAAFKLILADPAVKAVLVNIFGGIMKCDVIAEGIIAAAKEVQLKVPLVVRLEGTNVELGKQLLSNSGLAITPADNLRQAAEKAVSALK, encoded by the coding sequence ATGAAGATCCACGAGTACCAGGGCAAGGAAATCTTCCGGAAGTACGGCGTGCCCACGCCGAAGGGAATTCTCGCGCTCTCGCCGAACGACGCGGAGGCAGCAGCCAAGCAGCTCGGCACGCCCGTTGTCGTGGTGAAGGCCCAGATCCACGCCGGAGGCCGCGGCAAGGGCGGCGGCGTGAAGCTGGCCAAGAGCCCCGCCGAGGCGAAGGAGCTGGCCAAGCAGATGCTTGGCATGAAGCTCAAGACCATCCAGACCGGGCCCGAGGGCCAGACGGTCCACAAGGTCTACGTCGAGGAAGGTCTCGCCATCGGCCATGAGCTGTACCTGGGCGTGACGCTCGACCGCGCGACCAGCCGCATCACCTTCATGGCGTCCCGCGAGGGCGGCGTGGAGATCGAGGAAGTGGCGGAGAAGCACCCCGAGAAGATCCTCCGCGAGACGGTGGACCCGGCGGTGGGCTTCCTGGACTTCCAGGGCCGCAAGCTGGCCTTCGGCCTGGGCCTGTCCGGCCCGACGGTGAACAAGTTCGTCCAGTTCTGCAACGCGCTCTACAAGATGTTCGTGGAGACGGACGCGTCGCTGGTGGAGATCAACCCGCTGGTCATCCTGAAGGATGGCGGCGTGGTGGCGCTCGACGCGAAGGTGACCTTCGACGAGAACGCGCTCTACCGGCACAAGGACCTGCTCGAGTACCGCGACCTGGCCGAAGAGGACGCGCGTGAGACGCAGGCCAAGGAGTGGGACCTGGCGTACATCGCGCTCGATGGCAACATCGGCTGCATGGTGAACGGCGCGGGTCTGGCCATGGCCACCATGGACACCATCAAGCTGGTGGGCGGCGAGCCGGCCAACTTCCTGGACGTGGGCGGCGGCGCGAGCAAGGAGAAGGTGACGGCGGCCTTCAAGCTCATCCTGGCCGACCCCGCGGTGAAGGCGGTGCTGGTCAACATCTTCGGCGGCATCATGAAGTGCGACGTCATCGCCGAGGGCATCATCGCGGCGGCGAAGGAAGTCCAGCTCAAGGTCCCGCTCGTGGTCCGGCTGGAAGGCACCAACGTCGAGCTGGGCAAGCAGCTCTTGAGCAACTCGGGCCTCGCCATCACCCCGGCGGACAACCTGCGGCAGGCGGCGGAGAAGGCCGTCTCCGCGCTGAAGTAG
- a CDS encoding KH domain-containing protein, producing MEQLLTYLARALVDQPDQVGLRISEVDGARLLELKVAPEDVGKVIGRDGRTVNALRTLLNAAAQKSGQKVRLEILDDRRNTANGQPAGAPDSPR from the coding sequence GTGGAGCAACTTCTCACGTATCTGGCGCGGGCCCTGGTCGATCAACCGGACCAGGTGGGCCTGCGCATCTCCGAGGTGGACGGCGCACGGCTCCTGGAGCTGAAGGTCGCCCCCGAGGATGTCGGCAAGGTCATCGGCCGTGATGGGCGTACCGTGAATGCCCTCCGGACGCTGCTCAATGCCGCTGCCCAGAAGTCAGGCCAGAAGGTCCGCCTGGAAATCCTCGACGACCGGCGCAACACGGCCAACGGCCAGCCCGCCGGCGCTCCGGATTCTCCCCGGTGA
- a CDS encoding YraN family protein has product MLDVVLHGEDVWGWAVARGERRVVGDEAEALAVRYLEGQGWRVRARNWPCRYGELDVVVEREEMVCFVEVRMRSSAVWGDPAHTVSFAKQRRVVKAALHYLFAHDLHGRMMRFDVVSVVGRGERATVEHIPGAFDAGM; this is encoded by the coding sequence ATGCTGGACGTTGTCCTCCATGGGGAGGACGTGTGGGGGTGGGCGGTGGCGCGTGGGGAGCGGCGGGTGGTGGGGGATGAGGCGGAGGCGTTGGCGGTCCGGTACCTGGAGGGGCAGGGTTGGCGGGTGAGGGCGAGGAACTGGCCGTGTCGCTACGGCGAGCTGGATGTGGTGGTGGAGCGAGAGGAGATGGTGTGCTTCGTCGAGGTGCGGATGCGCTCCTCGGCGGTGTGGGGAGACCCGGCGCACACGGTGTCCTTCGCGAAGCAGCGTCGGGTGGTGAAGGCGGCGCTGCACTATCTCTTCGCCCATGACCTGCATGGGCGGATGATGCGCTTCGACGTCGTGTCGGTGGTGGGGCGCGGTGAGCGCGCCACCGTGGAGCACATTCCCGGCGCCTTCGATGCGGGCATGTAA
- the rplS gene encoding 50S ribosomal protein L19 translates to MRNSAIQHVEAKYLRQDVTSFRPGDSVRVFWKVKEGEKERVQAFEGTVIRKTSGSHRATFTVRKMSFGVGVERIFPLHSPRYEKIEVLSRGRVNRSRLFYLRDLKGKAARVDVQEEPETQAPKAGKAS, encoded by the coding sequence ATGCGTAACAGCGCCATTCAGCACGTCGAGGCGAAGTACCTGCGCCAGGACGTCACCTCGTTCCGTCCTGGTGACTCCGTGCGCGTCTTCTGGAAGGTGAAGGAGGGCGAGAAGGAGCGCGTCCAGGCGTTCGAGGGCACCGTCATCCGGAAGACATCGGGCAGCCACCGCGCGACCTTCACGGTTCGCAAGATGTCCTTCGGCGTCGGCGTCGAGCGCATCTTCCCGCTGCACAGCCCCCGCTACGAGAAGATCGAGGTCCTCTCGCGTGGCCGCGTCAACCGCAGCCGCCTGTTCTACCTCCGCGACCTGAAGGGCAAGGCTGCCCGCGTCGACGTGCAGGAGGAGCCGGAGACCCAGGCCCCGAAGGCTGGCAAGGCTTCCTGA